The DNA region ATGCTGAAACAAAGGAAGTGGTGGGTCTTGAATTTCCTTTCATACGATCTGGCCTCCTGGGTCGTGTCGGGAATCGGGATCTTGGTGATTCAATCGGCTGTTCTTGAAGAATGCTCCTGGCTGCGCCCAGCCAAACAATGTCAACAACATTATCACAAGGAGACGAGATTTCACATGCCATATAACTTATTCAACTACAAACTGCATTTCGTGTGACTATCGCAAGGCTGGTTGCTCAGTTGTAAGTACCCGCAACAGCAGAGAGCAAAACAACAGCTTTGTTGTGCCCTGAAAAAGGCAGTGGAAGCAAGACTCAAGACTTGACGAGCATGAACAGTTCTCCTTCAGCAGTGTTGTCGCTGGCGACGAATAACCTTGAGAAGGAGCGGTCCCAGGTGATGCCGGAAGGGCGAAAGCAAGTCGAGCCCGTACAGCTACCAACATTGGTGCTCCAGAAGATGTCTGTGTAACCGGTCTTGGAGTTCGCCGCTGCAACGGGGTCGTAGTTTCCATTTGGGAGTCTGGTAAATGGAATCGATGAGACCTTAAAGCCCGTTGCTGGTGACCTGTTCCAAGATCCGTGTAGTGTCATGTAGAGATTCTGGAAAGTCTTATCAAAAGCGACGCCGATGGGGGCGCTGTGAGCTTGGATCGAGAGTCTTGGAGCAACAGACTGCTGAGTGCAAGTGTCGTCGTTGAAGGTGCTGTTGGGAGCGACGACGAATTGCTGGCCGACGGTAAAGCTCTTGTCGGTGATGACGGAAGGCTCCCAAACGGAGAAGCAAGTCGGGTAACCATACCACTGCTCGTTTGGCTTGGAAGGGTCGCCAACTAATTTATGGTCAGTTTATGTGTATAATTCAAAAGCGTATTAACACGATGTGACCTACGCAAGTTGAGTTCCTCGGCAGGGTTGTCGTTATGGATGTCGTAGCTCTGACCGTTGACTGTGCGGGTGAAGTCGTCGCCGCTGTTTTCTACGCCCCAGATGCTACTCAACTGAAGATTAGCTCCGATAAGCACGAGGTTTTCTTTCCAACATACGCATTGTTTCCGTCGGCCGCAAGAGCAACTTCGTTACGCAGACCGTAGCCCAGAAGCCATCCTTGAGAGGCGTAGGCATAACCACCAGACGGGACGCTGCGCATGTCAAAGACCTTGACCACAGCGCGGGCCACAGACTTGTTGAGGGAATCATAGTCAAAGTTGTTGTATGACCCCTGCTGTATGACGAGGAGATgtggcgtcgccggcgggaTAAGCAGGGCGCGTGTCGGGTGGCCTCCCTGCTGCATGTTCTTGACCACAACGGTCTGCCCACCGACGGTCTGTGCCTTTGCGTCGTAGGTGTATGACCACGCGGTAGTCATGGAACTGACATACAACGTCCTACCATCTGGCGTGAAGCCGATTCCATGGTTAAGCGAGGGATTGCTGATCAGCGTCTTTGATGACAAAACACAGCCGTCGGACCCAAAGGTGTGAATCGTGACACCTTTGCCGGACTGTACGACGAGCAAGTTGCCTTCTGAGTCGACCGCTACACCTCGAGGGCCGGTGAGAGAACCCGCCAACTTGATGGCCCTCCAGCCACTGGCAGTCTGATATCCGAATCTGAAGGGGTTTACGCCCGAGCACGAACTAGGGATAGGCAGCACGGGAACGCTGGACGCGGCGGCAGACGAGGTTGGGGTCGCCGTGGGACGCGAAGTTGAGGCCGTAGTAGTGGTGCTGCCAGCGGGAGGGAAGCCTGTACTGGTGACGGTGGTCTGTAGAGTGGTGGTGCTACGGAATGTCGATGTTGAGAAGGTCGTCAACAACGTGGTCTGCGTCACTGTGCTGACTGGAGGGCCATTTCCGGCATCACCACCAGCCCAGAGTTCAAATTCGGGAGCTTGTGCGGGCTCGAAGTTGTGCATCCAGTGTCCCACACGCTCGTGAATGCCGAAGGTGGTGTCATTGGCCGCGGGGTCGTTGACGGGTACGCCCGAGTAAGCGAAGGCCAGGTAGTTCTCTCCGTTGGGGTCCAGGGATGTCGGGTCATTTCCGAATGGCGCCCAGTATGTGCATCCCTTGCACAGAGCTGTGACCGAGAAGTGAGTGGCgttgacgacggtgccgggGAGAACGGTGTACTCGGCGTCCTCATAAGGTGGAGGGGTAAAGTAGCCGCTGATTACGGTCAACCCTAAAATGTCGAGACCTTGAACGAAGGTACCACTTACAAGGCTATCCGGGATGAGACAACCACATCGTCGCCGTTTGCCCACACAATAGTCAGGGGATTGTATGTCATAGAGCCTCCCCAGGCCAATCCAGCCCAGCCAACCTCTACAGGTGCGGTAATTTGAAGAATGGCATCGTATGGTTGGCCTGGAGTAGCTCCGTTGGGAATAGCGATTCCATACGTAATGCCGCCATCGTTCGTATATGAAGCGAAACAACGGCCTAGGCTATCGCAGTACGATGACTGCCCCTGGGCAGTAGCTATAGAGACGTGTCAGGTGGAGTATGACGATAGGAAGTGACCTTCGCTCTTACCGAAGCTTGTGAGTGTCACAGCACCGAGGGTTGCGGTTGGCCAGCGCATGATGTTGATCCAGGCATCCGATCAAGCAGGGAAAGGTCAGAGTTCACGCCGACGGACAAGTTATAAAATATTCATCGGGGGTAACACGTCTTTTAGAGTAGCCGTGCTGGTAATTGTTGCATACATCATGTAGCAAGTACTCGGAAGATTACTTCCTAAAAAAACAGCTTCGGTCGT from Colletotrichum higginsianum IMI 349063 chromosome 4, whole genome shotgun sequence includes:
- a CDS encoding Carbohydrate-binding cytochrome b562 → MRWPTATLGAVTLTSFATAQGQSSYCDSLGRCFASYTNDGGITYGIAIPNGATPGQPYDAILQITAPVEVGWAGLAWGGSMTYNPLTIVWANGDDVVVSSRIAFGTFVQGLDILGLTVISGYFTPPPYEDAEYTVLPGTVVNATHFSVTALCKGCTYWAPFGNDPTSLDPNGENYLAFAYSGVPVNDPAANDTTFGIHERVGHWMHNFEPAQAPEFELWAGGDAGNGPPVSTVTQTTLLTTFSTSTFRSTTTLQTTVTSTGFPPAGSTTTTASTSRPTATPTSSAAASSVPVLPIPSSCSGVNPFRFGYQTASGWRAIKLAGSLTGPRGVAVDSEGNLLVVQSGKGVTIHTFGSDGCVLSSKTLISNPSLNHGIGFTPDGRTLYVSSMTTAWSYTYDAKAQTVGGQTVVVKNMQQGGHPTRALLIPPATPHLLVIQQGSYNNFDYDSLNKSVARAVVKVFDMRSVPSGGYAYASQGWLLGYGLRNEVALAADGNNAIWGVENSGDDFTRTVNGQSYDIHNDNPAEELNLLGDPSKPNEQWYGYPTCFSVWEPSVITDKSFTVGQQFVVAPNSTFNDDTCTQQSVAPRLSIQAHSAPIGVAFDKTFQNLYMTLHGSWNRSPATGFKVSSIPFTRLPNGNYDPVAAANSKTGYTDIFWSTNVGSCTGSTCFRPSGITWDRSFSRLFVASDNTAEGELFMLVKS